A genome region from Setaria italica strain Yugu1 chromosome III, Setaria_italica_v2.0, whole genome shotgun sequence includes the following:
- the LOC105914021 gene encoding BTB/POZ and MATH domain-containing protein 1, with protein MAAATTSAVLLSSAARRLSRSASSIITREVTGHHNLTIAGFAPSRKFPTDWTASSQAFDAAGHGWRITYHPNSNSWSEYVSLYLEPVDGGGRRDLEKSGCLEDNSFTVRCDITVIKNWTENAADGASNAALAATRVVLLPSDLHRDLSNLLWKKQGADVVIDVGGEATYDAHGCLLAARSPVFEAELFAVAKEKVPGGTVRRRMEVKGMEPRVFEALLCFVYTDALPEAEEGGPGRCRRHGAGPAHGGAEVQAREAGAGVRAHRHGHGDRDHGGGGAARLPCPQGRMPGVPHPPGKSQGGHGDGRVREDESQLA; from the exons ATggcggccgccaccacctccgccgtgCTGCTATCCTCCGCCGCACGCCGGCTCTCCCGATCGGCCTCCTCCATCATCACGCGCGAGGTGACGGGGCACCACAACCTGACCATCGCTGGGTTCGCGCCGTCCCGGAAGTTCCCGACGGACTGGACGGCGTCGTCGCAAGCGTTCGACGCGGCGGGCCACGGGTGGCGGATCACCTACCACCCCAACAGCAACAGCTGGTCGGAGTACGTCTCCCTCTACCTCGAgcccgtcgacggcggcggccgccg TGACCTTGAGAAGTCGGGCTGCCTCGAGGACAACAGCTTCACCGTCAGGTGCGACATCACCGTCATCAAGAACTGGACCGAGaacgccgccgacggcgccagCAACGCCGCTCTGGCCGCGACGCGCGTCGTCTTGCTGCCGTCGGACCTGCACAGGGACCTCAGCAACCTGCTGTGGAAGAAGCAGGGCGCGGACGTCGTGATCGATGTCGGCGGTGAGGCCACGTACGACGCGCACGGCTGCCTGCTGGCGGCGCGGTCCCCGGTCTTCGAGGCGGAGCTCTTCGCCGTGGCGAAGGAGAAGGTGCCCGGCGGCACCGTCCGCCGCCGCATGGAGGTCAAGGGCATGGAGCCTAGGGTGTTCGAGGCGCTGCTCTGCTTCGTGTACACCGATGCGctgccggaggcggaggaggggggacCAGGACGATGCCGTCGCCATGGTGCGGGCCCTGCTCACGGCGGCGCGGAGGTACAAGCTCGAGAGGCTGGGGCTGGTGTGCGAGCGCATCGACATGGGCACGGTGACCGGGaccatggtggcggcggagcagcacGGCTGCCGTGCCCTCAAGGCCGCATGCCTGGAGTTCCTCACCCGCCCGGGAAATCTCAAGGCGGTCATGGAGACGGAAGAGTTCGAGAAGATGAGAGCCAGCTGGCCTAG